One part of the Phaenicophaeus curvirostris isolate KB17595 chromosome 2, BPBGC_Pcur_1.0, whole genome shotgun sequence genome encodes these proteins:
- the HS3ST5 gene encoding heparan sulfate glucosamine 3-O-sulfotransferase 5 codes for MLFKQQALLRQKLFVLGSLAIGSLLYLVARVGSLDRLQPLCPIDGRFGPRSQDEIPLRALQFKRGLLHEFRKGNATKEQIRLHNLVQQLPKAIIIGVRKGGTRALLEMLNLHPSVVKASQEIHFFDNDENYAKGIEWYRKKMPFSYPHQITIEKSPAYFITEEVPERIYKMNSSIKLLIIVREPTTRAISDYTQVLEGKERKNKTYYKFEKLAIDPNTCEVNTKYKAVRTSIYTKHLERWLKYFPIEQFHIVDGDRLITEPLPELQLVEKFLNLPPRISQYNLYFNATRGFYCLRFNIVFNKCLAGSKGRIHPEVDTSVITKLRKFFHPFNQKFYQITGRTFNWP; via the exons ATGCTATTCAAACAGCAGGCGTTGCTGAGACAGAAGCTCTTTGTACTAGGCAGCCTTGCTATTGGAAGTCTCCTATATCTAGTTGCCAGAGTTGGGAGCTTGGATAG actgcagcccctctgccccattGATGGTCGATTTGGACCCCGCAGCCAGGACGAAATCCCATTGCGAGCTCTGCAGTTCAAGCGAGGGCTGCTTCACGAGTTCCGAAAGGGCAATGCCACCAAGGAACAAATACGACTGCACAATCTGGTTCAGCAGCTTCCCAAGGCCATTATCATTGGGGTGCGGAAAGGAGGCACCCGAGCACTGCTAGAGATGCTGAACCTTCACCCATCAGTGGTCAAAGCTTCTCAAGAGATTCACTTCTTTGACAATGATGAGAACTATGCCAAGGGGATTGAGTGGTATcggaaaaaaatgcctttttcttacCCTCATCAAATAACAATTGAGAAAAGCCCTGCCTATTTTATCACTGAGGAAGTACCTGAAAGGATTTACAAAATGAACTCATCTATCAAATTATTGATCATTGTCAGGGAACCTACCACAAGAGCTATTTCTGATTACactcaggtgctggaaggtaaggaaaggaagaacaaaacttACTACAAATTTGAGAAGCTGGCTATTGATCCCAATACCTGCGAAGTGAATACTAAGTATAAGGCGGTGAGAACCAGCATCTACACAAAACATCTGGAAAGATGGTTGAAGTACTTCCCAATCGAGCAGTTTCATATCGTAGATGGAGACCGGCTTATCACAGAACCACTGCCAGAACTCCAGCTGGTTGAGAAGTTCCTAAATCTTCCTCCAAGGATAAGTCAGTACAATTTATATTTCAATGCCACCAGAGGATTTTACTGCTTGCGATTTAACATTGTCTTTAACAAGTGCCTGGCGGGTAGCAAGGGACGCATCCATCCAGAGGTGGATACCTCTGTCATTACCAAATTGCGCAAGTTCTTTCATCCTTTTAATCAAAAATTTTACCAGATCACTGGAAGGACATTTAACTGGCCCTAA